In the genome of Raphanus sativus cultivar WK10039 chromosome 9, ASM80110v3, whole genome shotgun sequence, the window GGTGTGGAATATCATTTtcatgaagaagatgatgatgatgaagcatGGGTTAGTAGTGGTGGAAGTGTAGAGTATTGGAGTAGGAAGCTCTCTTCTTCTGGTATGAGCAATGATGAAGTAGAGAGTGTTATTGAGTCATGGTGATGTAAAGTGCTAAAAGAGTAGAAAAACCATCTACGGTTTGATATTGTATACTTACAAAGTTGTACCCAGTTACATAAGAACAGTGTTTATGTTCGTTATCTTATACACATTAGTTTGAACAAGATGTAGAGAAGCGAAGTTAGCATACAAAACTGTGAACGTCCACTTTCTTAGTCTCTCAATAGCTGCCTAGCACCAACACCACTTGTGACCTCGCCATGGTGGCTTGTGTCTTCTTTGTTGCCTTTGTTTGCTTTCTCCATGAGCTTGAGTTGTAACCAACCTGTCTGATTGTTgcagtattttattttttctttttatatagcACAAAAAGATTGTTGAAGTTCAAATTGCTATTTTTCGATAAGAGCTTCAAGAAAGCAATATTCTCGTTACAAGATAACACACGCAGTCTCCAGTGGTTCAGCAAAGGAAACTACAGCGGCAAAGTTGACAAAGACAGCGGATGTTtcgtttatttggttttaagGGAATCAAGTTTGCAGAGTTCATCAAAGCTTGGAAGAGATTTTGGTCAGTACACCAGCTTCAACCAGTAAAGGCACAAGCGTACCTTTCTGGTTACTCTCCATCACACctgcaaaaagaagaagaagcaaatcCAAATGAACAGTTAGTTCTCTTGTGTGGATTTTCGACTTGAATCTAAAGTAAGTGCAGAGAGCTTTGTCTAAAATGTTTTCTTACTATCGCATCCACCAATATGTTTCCCTTTGATGAAGACGTTTGGAACAGTTCTCTGTCCAGTCCACTTTGACAAAGCTGATTGTATCTCACCTCCATCACCTGTTTACAGTTGAGACCGTTGTAAATTAACCAAGAGGGTTCACCGAGGAATATCATTCAGAAGGTGGTATTGACAGGATTTGGATTCTTACTCATCTCATCGAGCTCAAGTACTTCAAAATCTGCGCCTAGCTTTGTCAGTAATTGCTTCACCTTCTGGCAATAACCACAGTAAGTCTTGCTGCCAAAGAGAAACATTGTTCAAAGCTTAAGACTTGAGTATCAAGAGTGACTCCAAAGAGTGGAGTGTTTTGTGTCTATACGTCAATCACTAGACAGCTAAGCAAACGAAAACTCAAGATCCTAAGCAACAACTTGTTATAGCTCATTCCAAGATTCAAGAAGGCACATTTTGGCTCCCCAAATCTAGTCTCTTAGTACAAGCTATCATCCTCAATAGCAGTTTGACTTGCTGTTTTCTACTAAGGGGGTCAAGTCAACTGCTATTGAAGTTGGATGCCATATAGTATCTTCTGCATCTATATTCGTCTACTAGGCGCAGAACCTCCAGAAACAGGACAATCATAGACAGTTAAGACTTGAGCTTCTTGTAATTAAAACCTCAAAAGACTTGTAATAACTAAAAAGCTAAAGGAAAATAACAGTAACCTGAAGACAACGACAGGGTACGAGGAGACGATCTCTTTGGCCTTGTTCATCGCCTTCTCCAGCTTTTCCTTGCTCATCCTTTTTCTCAGCTCAAGTCTGCTTAACAGATTGAATCTAGTCAAGTCTGGACCGTTTACTTTCTGGCCAAATAAGTTTCGTTGACATTTGCTCTCCTTAACCGGAGGAAGATGTAGCTTCATGTCTTAACATTGAGTGTTGTTGGTACAGAGTTAACCATCCTGGTACAAAAGTCAATTTTCAAGGCACTACTCTTGCTATATAaatagagaaacagagagaatcTTTACTCAAATTAGTCTTTCATTAACCAAACCACAGCATAAACAACACAGTTTTTGATGTCTTTTGTTTAAAGCAAACAACAAAGGATCCTTTCTTTATTTGGTTATACTTGACAATATAAAACACAacactcttcttcttcgcttCCTTTGTCTCTCTATAAGACACCAGATCCAGAGTTTCATCAAAGCTGGGAAGAGTTATTAGCGATAGCACCAGCTTCAGTAAGTAAAGGCACAAGCTTCCCTTGCTTGTTACTCTCCATCACTCCTGCAAATTACataatcaaacaccacccaaagATTAAGTTAGTTCTTGACTAACGTTTAGAGAGtgtatagttttttattttttatttttttggttcgcTTACTATCGCATCCACCGATATGTTTGCCTTTGATGAAAACATTAGGAACAGTGCTCTGCCCTGTCCACTCAGATAAAGCTGATTGTATCTCACCTCCATCACCTGTCAAAGTTTGTAAAATTTAGCATTGGACCATATAATCCAGG includes:
- the LOC108828402 gene encoding glutaredoxin-C1, with the translated sequence MKLHLPPVKESKCQRNLFGQKVNGPDLTRFNLLSRLELRKRMSKEKLEKAMNKAKEIVSSYPVVVFSKTYCGYCQKVKQLLTKLGADFEVLELDEMSDGGEIQSALSKWTGQRTVPNVFIKGKHIGGCDSVMESNQKGTLVPLLVEAGVLTKISSKL